The DNA region CGGCGTCGTCTGCTGGGATTCGGTGCGCTGGGACTGCTGTGGGCAGGCATCTCGGTGGGCGATACGGGGTCGAAAACGGTCGGCAACTCCCCTATCAAGGCGTCCAGCCCTGCCCGCATCCGACCGCCCGGCAGCCTGCGGGAAGACCTTTTCTTGCAGAAATGCGTGCGGTGCAGTCTTTGCATGAAGGTCTGCCCGACCAACGGGCTACAGCCTGCGCTGAGCGAAGCGGGTATCGAAGGGTTCTGGACGCCGATTCTGGTGCCGCGCATTGGGCACTGTGCCCAGTACTGCACCGCGTGCGGCGACGTGTGCCCTACCGATGCCATCCAGCCCTTCACCCCGCAGGAAAAGAAGTATCTTTTCATCGGAAGGGCGTATATAGACAGGAGTACCTGCATCGTGTGGGCGCAGGATAAGAAGTGCCTGGTGTGTGATGAGCACTGTTCCTACCGCGCGGTATACTGGAAGGTGGTGGACGGATTGCGCCGCCCGTTCGTCAATGACTACCTGTGCACGGGCTGCGGCGAGTGCGAAGCCAAATGTCCGGTGCAACCTATCGCGGCAATCCGCGTGACCACGCTGGGCGACCTGCGTCATCTGACCCGTGAGGCGCAAAAGCGATTGTACGAACGACATCTGGAGAAAAAGGAGTGAAGCAGATGCCATCTCGAAGAGAGTTCCTCAAAGACCTGATGATGAGAGGAGCGGGAATATACACCCCCGCGGCGGTGTTCGCTGCCCTTCTACAGGAGAAAAAGAATCCGCAAAGCACGGTGGTGGAGGTGAAGAACCCCAACGTGCAAGGTGAGGGGCACCGCATCCGTCAGGAAGTGGTGCAGGCGATGGTCTTCGAGGCGGTGCGTCGCCTCAGCGGCGAGAAAACAGACAAGAACGCCTGGAAACATTACTTTAAGCCCGAGGATGTGGTGGGTGTTAAGGTCAACTGCCTGTTCGGGCGGGGGGCGTCCACCCATCCCGAAGTGGTGATGGCAATCGTGGAGGGGCTGAAGCTGGCAGGTGTGAAACCGGAGAACATCATCATCTGGGACCGCAGCGACGGCGACCTCGCGAAGTCGGGATTTACGTTGAACCGCGAGGGACCCGGCGTGAAGTGCTACGGCACCAACGGCGACTACGAACCCACTCCCACCCGCAGCGGTTCTTTCAACGGACGCCTGAGCAAGATACTCACCGAGCGCATCACTGCTCTGGTGAACGCGCCCATCCTGAAAGACCACAGCATCGCCGGAATCACCAACGCCTGCAAGAACCACTACGGCTCCTTCGACAACCCGGGCGCGCATCACGGCAACAACTGCGACCCCTATCTGGCGGACCTGAACGCCCTGCCCGCTATTCGCCAGAAGACGCGGCTTATCATCTGCGACGCTATCCGTCCCATCGCGGAGGGGGGACCCGGCTTGCGGGGCGACTACGCCTGGGATTACAACGCCATTCTGGCATCGACCGACCCCGTCGCCATCGACACGGTTGGCTGGCAGATTGTGGAGGCGCGGCGAAAGGAAATAGGGTTGCCGCCGCTGGCGCAGGTGGGGCGTCCCGTGCGCTACCTGCAGACCGCCGCGCAGATGGGCATCGGCACGAACGACCCGAACAAAATCAAATTGTTGCGCGTCGGGTAGGGGGGGCAACCACAATGTAGGGGCAACCACAAGGGTTGCCCCTACATCACCGCCATTCAACACCCGCAGGGGCAATCACAGGGGGTTGCCCTGTAATCACCAACCAAAACCGACGGGGGCAACCACAAGGGTTGCCCTGTACCCACCAACCAAAACCAATGGGGGCAACCACAAGGGTTGCCCCTACAGGGCGCGTTTGACGGTGTCCTCCAGCGTCTGTATTGTGTGCTGCGGGTCATAACCCTCCAGCCGCAGCACGATGTTGCCCTCTTTGTCGATGACAAATAGCGTGGGCAGGTTTTTGATTTCGTACGCCTGTTTCACGACGGCTTCCCGGTCGACCGCAATCGGATAATTGACCTCCATCTCTTTCACGAACTGCCCTACCTCTGCGGGGTTCGTTACATCCACGGCGACCCCGATGACCTCCACGTTCTGGTCGCGGTGGCGGTTGTAGAAATCAATCATCTTGGGCATGGTAAAGCGGCAGGGCGCGCACCACGTCGCCCAGAAGTCCAGCACCACGACCTTTCCTTTGTAATCCGCCAGTGTTTTGTTCTGTCCGTCCAGCAGGTTCAGCGTCACATTCGGGGCGACGTTGCCCTCCCCAAGCGGCTTCGGCGGCTGGAAGGCGTAGATGACCAGCCCCGCTATCAGCACGATAACCACGTACACGACCGCACGTCGCATCATGTCACCTCTCACGAGTTCTCGATAGTTTGATACGCAGAACCATGCCTGTGGATTCCCGCTATCCGAATAACCCTCACCTCACATAGTCGGCATCCTCTGGTCGCCAGATGGTGTCGCGCACGGTGAGATAGAGTGTGCGGGCGGCGTCGGCGCGGGTGATAGGCCCTTCGGGGAAGAAACGCACCCCCTCCTCCTGCAGGGCTTCTGTACCATCCCACAAGAGGGAGGTGATGTGGCGCTTGCGCAGCGTCGCCACCGCGGCAGCGAAGGGCGAATCCGGCAGCACGTCCAGGTAGCGCGCCTGCTGCGCGGGGGCGGGTTCCCACTGCCCCAGTTTCACCATCACGCCAACCAGCCACTGCGCGAATAGCCCGCGCGAGATGGGGGCATCGGGGCGGAATTGCGTCTCCTCCGGCTGGATGATGCCTGCTGCTATCAGCAACTCCACTGCCCTGCGTGCGGGATGGTCTTCGGGAAGGTCGGCGTAGGGCAACGCAGGACGTGCATACTGCAGCGACGGATTTCCCTGCCTCAGGCGATGCGCCAGCCAGCGTGCCGCGTCGGCGCGGGTAAGCATTTTCTCCGGCTCAAACCGCTCCTCCGGGAAGTATCCCCTCGCGGCAAGATACTGGATGGCGCGAAAGCCGCGTGTTTCCGCCGTCACGTCGGGGAACCAGTACAGGTACACCCCGTAACGCAGCAGCACCTCCTGCACGAGGCGCGACGGGATGCGTTTGGGCTCGGTGTCGTAGCGCAGGGCGAGCGCCGCCGCCGCACCTGCCGCCTGCCCCATGTTCATGCGCACCGGCTCCATGCGCAGCGTGCCGTAGGCGACATGCGTGGCGGACACCGCCGTAGCCACCAATACATTGCGCAGGCGCAGCGGAAGCAGGATGCCGAACGGCACCTGATACCACGGCGTGTAATTCACCAGCCAGAACTCGCCCTCACCCATGTCGGGAGA from Bacillota bacterium includes:
- a CDS encoding DUF362 domain-containing protein codes for the protein MPSRREFLKDLMMRGAGIYTPAAVFAALLQEKKNPQSTVVEVKNPNVQGEGHRIRQEVVQAMVFEAVRRLSGEKTDKNAWKHYFKPEDVVGVKVNCLFGRGASTHPEVVMAIVEGLKLAGVKPENIIIWDRSDGDLAKSGFTLNREGPGVKCYGTNGDYEPTPTRSGSFNGRLSKILTERITALVNAPILKDHSIAGITNACKNHYGSFDNPGAHHGNNCDPYLADLNALPAIRQKTRLIICDAIRPIAEGGPGLRGDYAWDYNAILASTDPVAIDTVGWQIVEARRKEIGLPPLAQVGRPVRYLQTAAQMGIGTNDPNKIKLLRVG
- a CDS encoding TlpA family protein disulfide reductase encodes the protein MRRAVVYVVIVLIAGLVIYAFQPPKPLGEGNVAPNVTLNLLDGQNKTLADYKGKVVVLDFWATWCAPCRFTMPKMIDFYNRHRDQNVEVIGVAVDVTNPAEVGQFVKEMEVNYPIAVDREAVVKQAYEIKNLPTLFVIDKEGNIVLRLEGYDPQHTIQTLEDTVKRAL